Within Streptomyces roseirectus, the genomic segment TCGCCGGCCGCAGGGTCGTCGAACAGACCATCAAGGAAACCCTGCCGGCGAACTTCCAGACGGCGGAGTTCCTGCTGGAACGCGGGTTCATCGACTTCATCGCCCCGCGCGAGAGCCACCGCACGGAGCTGGGGAAGCTGCTGCGCGCCGCGCGCCCCCGGCACCCGCAGCCGCCCACGGGCGACGCCGAGCGGGCGGACGAGATCGTCGTCCGCGACCCGGCGCGGCTCGCCCACGACGATCCGCACGGCGTGGTCCGGCGCGCGCGGCGGATCAGCAGGCCCACCACCCTCGACTACGCGGCCCTGCTGCTGGAGGAGTTCCGCGAGCTGGCGGGCGACCGGATCTCCGGCGAGTGCCCGGCCGTCGTCGGCGGACTGGGACGGCTGCACGGCCGGTCCGTCGTGCTGATCGGCCACCAGAAAGGGCACGACCCGGCCGAGCTGGCCCGCCGCAACTTCGGCATGCCGAGCCCGGCCGGGTACCGCAAGGCGGCCCGCCTGATGCGGCTCGCCGCGAAACTGGGCCTCCCGGTGATCACGCTGATCGACACCCCCGGCGCGTTCCCCGGCAAGCAGGCCGAGGAACAGGGGCAGGCCATCGCGATCGCGGAGAACCTGAAGCTCATGGCGGACCTGCCGGTCCCGGTGGTCGCGGTGGTCACCGGCGAGGGCGGCAGCGGCGGCGCGCTCGCCCTGGCCGTCGCCAACCGGGTCCTGATGTGGCAGGACGCCATCTACTCCGTGATCAGCCCCGAGGGGTGCTCGGCGATCCTGTGGCAGGACCCGGCCCAGGCGGGCCGCGCGGCGGCGGCCCTCAGGCTGCGCTCCCGCGACCTGCTGGAACTCGGCATCGTGGACGGCGTCCTGCGGGAACCGGACGGCGGCGTGGACGCCGACCCCACGGCCGCCGCCCGCCGCCTCGCCCTCGCGATCCGTTCCAGCCTCGACGACCTCGACGGGCTGAGCGGCGACAAACTGCGCACCGACCGCCACGCCCGCTTCGCCCGCTACGGCGCCGAGTACGTGACGTCGGCGCCGTACGCCGGCCTCGCGGCGGAACGGACGGCGTCGTGACCTCCCTCAGGCCCGCCTCCGACGGCGACACCGCCGTCGGAGGCGAGGAGAGCGAACTGCTGGAACGGGTCCGGGACGCCGTCGTCGACCTGCTCGCCGAACTCCCCGGGGCACCGGCCCGGCTGCGGGTGCGGGTCCAGGGCGTCGAGATGGAACTCGACTGGGCCGCGCCCCCGGCCGGCCCGGCCGCCCCCGCGCCGCAGGCCGTACAGGCGGCGCCGGCTCCCGTGCACGTCCTCAGCCCGGACACCGCCACCTCCGGCGACGGCGGCCCGCCGCCCGCCTGGGCGAGCGTCACCTCGTCCACCGTCGGCACGTTCTACCGCAGCCCCGAACCGGGGGCCGAACCGTTCGTGCGGGTGGGGGAGCAGGTGAAGCCCGGTCAGCAGGTGGCGATCATCGAGGTGATGAAGCTGATGATCCCCGTCGAGGCCGACCGCGACGCGGTGATCACCGAGGTGCTGGCCGAGGACGGGCAGTCCGTCGAGTACGGCCAGCCCCTGTTCGCGCTCGGCCCGGTGAGCTGACCATGTTCGACACGATCCTCATCGCCAACCGGGGCGAGATCGCGCTGCGGGAGATCCGCGCCTGCAAGGAACTCGGCATCCGCAGCGTCCTCGCCCACTCCTCCCGCGACGCGGACACCCTGCCGGCGCGGCTGGCCGACGAGACGGTCTGTATCGGGCCGCCGCCGGCCAGACAGAGCTACCTGAACGCCGCGGTGATCCTCCAGGCCGCCCTGAACACCGGCGCGCAGGCCGTCCACCCCGGCTACGGCTTCCTCTCCGAGGACGCCGACTTCGCCGACGCCTGCCGGGCGGCCGGGATCACCCTCATCGGCCCGCCGCCCGAGGTCATGGCCGAACTGGGCAGCAAGGTGAGCGCACGCCGGCTCATGTCCCGCAACGGACTTCCCCTGCTGCCCGGCGCCACCGAACCCCTCGACCTGCCCGCCGCCCTCGACCTCGCCGAACGTGTCGGCTTCCCGCTGCTGATCAAGGCGGCGGCCGGGGGAGGCGGCCGGGGCATGGGGGTGGCCTGGGACGCCGGGACGCTCGCGGAGGTCTTCCGCACCACGCAGGCCACCGCCGCGACCCTGTTCGGCGACGCCCGCGTCTACGCGGAGCGCTACCTGCGCCGCGCCCGCCACGTCGAGGTGCAGATCCTCGCCGACCAGCACGGCAACGTCGTCCACCTCGGGGAACGCGACTGCTCCATGCAGCGCCGCCACCAGAAGCTCATCGAGGAGTCGCCGGCCCCGGCGCTGCCCGCCGGCCTCGTCGCCCGGATCCGCGAAGCGGCGGTCACCGGCGCGCGGGCCGCCGGCTACCAGGGCGCGGGGACCTTCGAGTTCCTGGTCGAGTGCGCGGGCGACCTCGACGAGTTCTACTTCATGGAGGTCAACTGCCGCATCCAGGTGGAACATCCGGTGACGGAGATGGTCACCGGCATCGACCTCGTCGCCGAGCAGGTCCGCATCGCGGCGGGCGAACCCCTGCGCCTGCGCCAGCAGGACGTCGTCCTGAACGGCACGGCGATCGAGTGCCGCATCAACGCCGAGGACCCCCGGCGCGGCTTCGCCCCGACCCCTGGCACCATCACCGAACTGAGCCTTCCCGCGGGCCCGTTCGTCCGGGTCGACACCCACGCCTTCCCCGGCTGCAAGATCGCCCCGGAGTACGACTCGATGATCGCGAAGATCATCGCCTGGGCCCCCGACCGGGACACCGCGATCGCCCGGATGCGCCGGGCCCTCGGCGAGACGACGGTACGCGGTGCGGGCATGCACACGACGGCCGGCTTCCTCGCGGACCTGATCGACTCGCCCGAGTTCCGCGCCGCGACGCACACCACGAGCCACGTCGACACGCTCACCACCCGGTAGCTTCCCCGTCCCGCCGGGCCCGGACGACACCGGCCCGGCGGGCTCGGACGACCCCGGCCGCGACGAGCGCCGCGCACGCGACCGCGCTGACCGCCATGACCGTGACGAAACCGTCCGCCAGCGGCTCCACGAGCCGGCGGACGGCCACGTCCGCGACGGCCGGGCGCGGCGGCGCGGACGCCTGGGCCACCGCGAGGAGCAGCCGGGCCGCGCCGACCGCGCAGGCGACGGCCGCGAGCGCCACCGCCAGGGCACGGAAACGGCGCCGGGCCAGGAACAGCCCCGCGACCCCGAGCGCGACGGCGGCGGGCAGCAGCACCCGCGACAGCGTGTCCGTCACCCGCACCGCCTGCTCGCCGCGGTGCATCGCGTCGTTCTCGACCAGCCGGAAGGACAGGTCCAGCTCGCCGGGCAGCACCGACACCAGCGGGCCGGGCAGCCCCGCCTGCTCGCCCAGCCGGTCCACGGCGAGGCGCACGGTGAGGTCGAGCCCGCCGGGCGTCAGGTCCACGAACGAGGCGTCGTCCCGCAGGATCCCCACCAGCTCGGCGTGGCTCGTGCGCAGTGCCGCCCTCCAGGCCCACCGGAAGGCGGCACTGTCCACGACCGCCGGAGCGGCCTCGGCCACCATGCGCCGGACCCGCACGGCGCCGAGGACGGGGGAGACGGCCCCGGGAACCCGGTCCACCGCCTCGGCCAGCTGACGCTCCACCTGGTCCTCGATCTGCCGCTCCGCCGCCGGATCGGTGGGCAGCGGCGCGAGGGCCGCTACGAAACCCGACGTCGACAGCAGCGTGTCCTGCGTCCACGCCGTCGTCCCGTGGACCATGACGAGGCCCGCCGCGCCCGCGACGCAGAGCCCGGCGAAACAGGCTCGCAGTCGTGGACGCGACGGGCGGGATAGCACCGGCGTTAGCCGCCGTGTTTGCCGGGGACCGGACTGCGGTCGTCGTCGGCCGGGGTCAGGGCGTGCAGCCGGCCCGGGGCGGTCGGGGCGTCGGGCGGGCCCTCGACGGACACGTGGGGCAGGATCCGGTCGAGCCACTTGGGCAGGTACCAGTTCCACTTCCCGAACAACTGCATCGCCGCCGGGACGAGGATCGTCCGCACGATCAGGGCGTCCAGCAGGATGGCCACGGCCACCCCGAGCCCGAACTCGGCGATGATGCGCATGCCCATGAACACGAAGGCCGTGAACACGCAGATCATGATGATCGCGACGGCCGTGATGATCTGCCCCGTGATGGCCTGGCCGCGCCGGACGGCGAAGTTGTTGTCACCGGTGCGCAGCCACTCCTCGTGGATGCGGCTGACCAGGAACACCTCGTAGTCCATCGACAGCCCGAACAGGACGGCCAGCATCATCGGTGGCAGGAACGACTCCACCGGCCCGGCCGCACCCGCCCCCAGGGCGGACGAGCCCCAGCCCCACTGGAACACCGCGACCACGATGCCGAACCCGGCACCGGCCGACAGCAGGTTCATCACCGCCGCGGTCAGCGGGATCAGCACACTGCGGAACGCGAGCATCAGCAGCAGACAGCCAAGGAGGACGACGATGGTCACGAACAGCGGCATCTTCCCGCTCAGCGCGGCCGCGAAGTCCTTGTGTACGGCCGTCTGCCCGCCGACATGGACGGAGAGCCCGGCCTCCTCGTGCTCGGGGATCACCCGGTCGCGCAGCGTGTCGATGAGCTTCGACGTCTGTTCCGACTGCGGGGACGTCGTCGGGATGACCTGCATGACCTGCACCGTCGCGCCGGGCGCGGCCGGCGGGACCCGCACGGACGCCACTCCGGGAACGGACTCGATCGCCCGCCCGAGCTCGGTGAAGTCGGTCGCGGCCTGCGGCGACGGCACCTCCGCCACGAGCTGCAGCGGACCGTTGTGCCCGGGACCGAAGCCGTCGGCGAGCAGGTCGTACGCCTGCCGCGTGGTGGTGTCGGACGCGTTGTTGCCGGCGTCGGAGGACCCCAGCCGCATCGAGAAGAACGGGATCACCAGCACCAGCATGGCCACGGTCGCCATGACCGTCAGCGACACCGGCCGCTTCTGCACGAACCCGGCCCAGCGCTCCCAGCCGTGGGAGATCTGCGCCTCGCTCGGGCCCTCGTTCGCCAGCTGGGCGCGCTGGCGGCGGCTGAGCACCCGCATCCTGAACAGCCCGAACAGGGCCGGCAGCAGGGTCACGGCGACCGCGACGGCGAACACCACCATGATCGCCGCCGACAGACCGATCCCGGACAGGATGCCGAACCCGAGCATGAGCAGGCCGAGCATCGCGACCGCGACCGTACCGCCGGCGAAGATGACCGCCCGCCCGGAGGTGTTCATCGCCGTCACGGTCGCCTCTTCCGGACTGAGTCCGGCCCGGATGCCGTTGCGGTAGCGGGCGACGACGAACAGCGCGTAGTCGATGCCGACGCCGAGTCCGATGAACGCGGCGATGATCGGGGCGGTGCTGGGGACGCTCATCGCATGGGTGAGCAGGTCGATCGAGAAGATCGCGCCGCCCAGCGCCAGGACCGCGGCGATCAGCGGAATGGCCATCGCCACGAACGACCCGAACGCGAACAGCATGACGATCGCAGCGGCCAGCAGGCCGATCAGCTCGCTGCTCGACGTCGAGGGCTTGTCCAGCTCCCCGATGGCCGAACCCCCGAACTCCACCCGCAGACTGTCGCTGCGCAGCTCCGAGCCCAGGTCGACGACCTTCTGGATGTTGTCGGTGTCCAGGTTCTGGCGCTGCTTGGTGAAGGTGACCGACGCGTAGGCGGTCTCGCCGTCACGGCTGATCTGCGCCGCGCCCTGCGGGTCGAACGGGCTGGTCACCGCGCCGACCTCGGGCACCTCGGCGACCTCGGCCAGCATCCGGTCCACGTCGGCCTTGACGGCCGGGTCGGTGACCTTGCCGCTGGTCGCGTGCAGCACGATCGTGCCCGAGTCGCCGGAGGTCCGCTTGAACTGACTCTCCATCAGTTCGAGGGCCTTGGTCGATTCGGTGCCGGGGAGGGTGTACTCCTCCGAGAAGGCCGCGCCGCCCGCGGCCCGCATGCCGCCCGCCAGGATCGCGACGAGGAGCAGCCAGCCGCCGATGACGATGAACCGGTGGCGGAAGCACCACCGCGCGATGGCGCTCATCGGCTGCCGCCCGGGAGCCCGGTCTGATGGTTGTCGAAATGGAGCACAACTCTGCCTTCATGACGTAGGTCGGGCTCAGCGCCTTGCCGCGCTGCGCGGTCCGCCCATCCCTGTGAAAACGGACCTTCCCGCAGCTCACAGCCTGCCTCCGGGCAGGCCCCGGCGTCGTCAGGCCACGACCTGATCCGCTTGTCCCGCCAGGGGGGTACGGCCCGGCGGCGTACATCCCTGGTCGTACGCGCGGGTGCGACTGTCGCCCGACGGTCACTCGCCGCCGTCCGGCCTTGTACGGTGGGTGCCTGCAATGCCCCTGACCGACGTCCGCACCCGGAGGCCGGAGATGACGATTCGGGTGGTCGTGGCCGACGACCACATCCTCGTACGGGCCGGTTTCAGCGTGCTCGTCAACGCTGCGGCGGAGATGGAGGTCGTCGCCGAGACCAGCACCGGCCGCGACACCGTGGCAGCCGGCCGCCGGCACCTGCCCGACATCATCCTGATGGACGTCCGGATGCCCGACATGGACGGCATCGAGGCCACCCGGCAGCTCCTGAGCGACCCGGCGACCGACTCCATCCGGGTCGTCATCCTCACCACCTTCGACCTCGACGAGTACGTGTTCGCCGCGCTCAAGGCCGGCGCCAGCGGCTTCCTCCTCAAGGACACCCCGCCCGAGCAACTGCTCGCCGGGATCCGCACGGTCGCCGCCGGCGACGCCCTCCTCGCGCCGAGCGTGACCCGCCGCCTCATCCGCGACTTCGTCAACCGCCCCGCCCTCGACACCGGCGTCTCACCCGCCCTCCTCGACGCGCTCACCGAACGCGAGCGGGAAGTCCTCGTCCACGTGGCCGCCGGGCACTCGAACACCGAGATCAGTGCCCAGCTCAACATCAGCGTCGCCACCGTCAAGACCCACGTCAGCCGGCTCTTCAGCAAGCTGGACGCGCACGACCGCGCCCAACTCGTCGTCATCGCCTACGAGACCGGCCTCGTCGACCGCACCCGTCGCCACCAGGCCGGCCGCGACGGGGGCCGCGCCCACCTGTGAGGGAGCCTCAGCGGCCGGCTTCGGTGTCGCCCAGGGCCTCGTGCAGCCAGCTCCGTTCGGCCGTGCTGATGGCGCGGGCCATCAGGAGCATCCCGCGGCGGTAGGGGTCGGTGACCTCCTCGGCGGGCAGGGGGCGGTCGTCGTCGTAGAAGAAGCTCGCCGGGGTGTCCAGGAACTCCAGGCGTCTGCGCAGCACGGCGTCGCGCTGCTCGGGGTCGGGGAGCAGGGAGAGGAAGGCGAGCAGGGTGAAGAACCGGGCGTGGTCGGTGATGTCCTGCGGCGCCGGTTCCCGCAGCCGCCGCAGCAGCTCCGCGCGGCCGGCGTCGGTGAGGGTGAGGACGTAGCGCTGGGCGGCGGCCGTGCCGGGCTCGGTGTGCCGGGTCAGCAGACCGCGTTTCACCAGGCGGTTGATCGCCGGGTAGAGGCTGCCGTCGCTGACCGGCCTGGTGTGGCCGGACAGCTGTTCGACGCGACGGCGCAGCACGTAACCGTGCAGCGGTCCGTCCGCGAGATGACCGAGGATCGCGAGCTCCAGCACGCCTTCATGGTCGCATGATCGGCGGATGCCTCGGATCGATGTACCTCGAATCGACATGTTAGGTTCTTCGTGACCCGCATACCTTGAATCGAGGTATGCGCCCGCCCGCCGCACACCGACCTCGAAGGAAGACAAGGCCATGCCCGACCCGACCGACGCCCCCCAGCCCCGCCCGGCCGGCCCCGTCACCGCCGCACGGCATGCCGCCGCCGTCGACGCGCTGCCGTGGGACGACCGGCGGGCGTTCGAGGACGTCCGGCGCGGACGCGTCGCCGCCATCGAGCCGCCCGTCGTCCGCGACGCCTCGGGCCGCACGGTCTGGGACCTGACCGCGTACGCGTTCATCGAGGGCGACGCGCCCACGACCGTGCACCCCAGCCTGTGGCGCCTGTCGGAACTGCACCGCAACCACGGCCTGTTCGAGGTCGCCGACGGCGTCTACCAGGTACGCGGCTACGACGCCGCGAACATGACGGTCGTCCTCGGCGAGCGCGGCTACGTCGTCATCGACACCCTCACCTGTGTCGAGACCGCCGAGGCGGCCCTTGACCTGGTCCGCCGCCACCTCGGCGACCGCCCGGTCACCGCCGTCCTGCACACCCACGGCCACCTCGACCACTTCGGCGGCGTCGCGGGAGTCGTCGACGAGAAGGACGTCCGCTCGGGCCGCGTCCCGCTCGTCGCACCCGCCGGTTTCTACGAGCACGCCGTCAGCGAGAACGTCTCCGCGGGCCCGGCGATGAGCCGCCGCTCCGGCTTCATGTTCGGCCCCGGGCTGCCCAAGGGCGCGCGCGGGCACGTGATGAACGGCAGCTGCGCGGCCGTCGCGACCGGCAGGACCTCCCTGATCCGCCCCTCGCACGAGATCCGCCGCACCGGCGAGGAACTGGTCCTCGACGGCGTCCGCCTCGTCTTCCAGTACGTGGCCGACACCGAGGCGCCCGCCGAGCTGACCGTCCACCTGCCCGAACGCCGGGCCCTGTGCATGGCCGAGCTGATCTCCCACCACATGCACAACCTCTACACGCTCCGAGGCGCACCCGTGCGCGACGCGGCGGCGTGGAGCGCCGCGATCGACGAGGCGCTGAACCTGTTCGGGGACACCGCCGACGTCATGTTCCTCGGCCACGGCTGGCCCGTCCGGGGCCAAGACGCCATCGCCGAACTCCTCGGGGCGCACCGCGACCTCTACCGCTACCTCCACGACGAGACCCTGCGCCTGGCCAACCACGGCCACACCCCGGACGAGATCGCCGAACTCATCGAGCTGCCCGAGTCGCTGGACGCCTACTGGGCCAACCGCGGCACCTACGGCGCCACCCGCCACAACGTCAAGGCCGTCTACCAGCGCTACCTCGGCTGGTTCGACGGCAACCCCGCCCACCTCGACCCGCTGCCGCCCGCCCAGGCCGGACGCCGGTACGTCGAGCTGATGGGCGGCATCGACGCCGTGCTCGCCCACGCCCGCACCGCCCACGACACGGGCGAGGACCGCTGGGCCGCCGAACTCCTCGCGCACGCCCTCGCCGCCGACCCCGGACACCGGCCCGCCCGGCTGCTCCAGGCGGACGTCCTCGAACAGCTCGGCTACCGGTCCGAGGCGGCCCCCTGGCGCAACTTCTACCTCGTCGGCGCCCACGAACTGCGCCACGGCGCCCCCGCCGCCCGCCCGTCCGGCGGCCCCGGCCTCGTGTCCGGCATGACGACCGCCATGCTCCTCGACTACATGGCGATCCGCCTCAACGGCCCCGCCGCGGCCGGACTCCGGCTGCGCATCGGACTCGACGTCACCCCGGAACACCTCGGCGGCCCCACCGAGGACCGGCTTCTGATCGTCGTGGAGAACGGCGTCCTGCGCCACACCCCGCCCCCCTCCCTCCCCGAGCCGACCACCACCCTGCGCGCCACCCGCCCCGCCCTCGCGGCCCTCGCCCACGGCACCGCCCACCTCGACGAACTCCTCACCGACAACACCGCCGAGGTGATTGGCGACCGCACCGCCCTCGACACCCTCCTCGGCCTCCTGGACACGTTCACCGGCACGTTCGAGGTGGTCACCCCGACCGGCCGCTGAGGGCGCGGGCGGTTCCGGTGACGCCGGGCAGGGCCGTCCCCCTAACCCGCCGCGCTCCTCCAGAAGTCCCGCATCAGTGGCGACGGCACCGGACCGGTCAGCGCGACCTGGGTCAGGAGGATCGTGACGGAGGACGAGGTGGGGACGATGTGGGCGGCTGTGCCGGTGCCGCCGAGCCAGCCGTAGCGGCCGGGGGTGTTCCAGGGGTCGGTGGGGGCGAGGTCGACCTGGCCGCCGTAGCCCCAGCCCTGGCCGGCGAGGAAGAGGGTGGAGGCGGCGCGCTGGGCGGCGGTGAGGTGGTTGGTGGTCATGCGGCGCACGGAGGCGGGGGTGAGGACGCGGTGGCCCAGGGCCTCGCCGCCGGACAGGAGCATGCGGGCGAAGGAGAGCCAGTCGTCGGCGGTGGAGACGAGGCCACCGCCGCCGGAGGGGAACCGGGGGACGGTCGTCCACTGGGGGTCGTCGGTGGCGGAGGCCAGGGTCAGGGTGCCGTCGGGGTTCGGGAGGTAGGCGGCGGTGAAGCGGTGCTGTTTCGACTCGGGGACGCCGAACCCCGTGTCGCGCATGCCCAGCGGCTCGAAGAAGCGTTCCGCGAGGTAGTCGGGCAGGGAGCGCCCGGAGGCGCGGGCGACCAGGACGCCCTGGATGTCGGAGGAGGTGGTGTAGAGCCAGGACTCGCCGGGCTGGCTCACCATCGGGACCTGCGCGAGGAGGTTCAGCCAGACGTCGGGGGCGGGCCACTCCTGGCGCGGACGGCCGTCCAACTGCACCGTGAACAGCGCCCGCACCGCCGGGAGCGAGAAGTCGGCGGGGAACCCCCAACCCGTGCGGAAGCTGAGCAGGTCCTCGACAGTGACCGGGCGGGCCGCCGGGACGACGTCCTCGACGGGGCCGTCAGGGGTGCGGACGACGTTCGGCTTCGCCAGCTCCGGCAGCCACCGCTCGATCGGCGCGTCGAGGGTCAGCACGCCGTCGTCCACCAGCGTCATGACCGCCGCCGCCGTCACGGACTTGGTGAGCGAGGCCAGCCGGAAGATCGAGTCGCGGGCCATCGGGGCCGTCCCCTCGACGTCCACCGAGCCCGCGGTCACCACCTCGACGTCGTCCCCGCGCGCCACGAGGCCGACGGCGCCCGGCACGCTCCCGTCGTCGGCGTACCGGTGCAGGGTGTCGTACGGAGTGTTCATCGACGGCCTTCCGTTCGCAGGGGTCTCGGCAGGTAGGACCGCCGGGGCCGCGAAAACTCATCGGCCGGTCAGAGTCCCAGCGCCGGGTAGACCGTCGCCTCGCAGTACTTGCGCAGGAACGCCGCGTCGGCGGGCGTGCCCTCGATCAGGGGGTGGATGGCGAGGGCGCCCAGCATGAGGTGGGAGACGTAGGCGAGCGCGGGGGTGTCCGGACGGACCTCGCCGCGGGCCACCCCGCGGGCCAACAGGGCGTTGAGGCCGGTGAGTTCGGGGTCGACGAGGAGGTGGCGCAGGGCGTCGAGGAGGTCGGGGTGGGTGTGGGCGGCGTGCGAGAGACCCCGGAGCAGGGCGATGTCCGCGGCCATCTGATGGTCGCCGACCTGGTCGATCAGGGTGTCGAAGTCGCCGCGCAGGGAGCCGGTGTCGATGCGGTCGAGGGCGATCGGCTTCTGGTGGCGCAGCGCCCGCGCGACCAGCTCCGGCTTGCCCGCCCACTGCCGGTAGAGGGTCGCCTTGCTGCACCGGGTGCGGGTGGCGACGGCCTCCATGGTGAGCGCGTCGTACCCGACCTCGCGCAGGAGGTCGAGGACGGCCGTATACAGCTCGGCCAAACGCTCGGGGGTGATACGGCTGCGGCGGGTGCGGGGCGCCGTGGTCATCGGGTGTCCGGTCGTCGTCATCGTCGCCGTCCCCCTTCGCTCGTGTCCTGGCCTCCACGCTATCGCGGAAGCAGATGAATACGAAACCGTTTCGGTGGCGAAACATGCCTCCTGCGGGAAACAGGCCACCTGTAAGACTGGAACCGCACCGAACCGGGAAAGGGGGCATCCATTGGCCGCCACGTCACCGCCCGCCGCGAGACCCGGCCGGCCCCGCGACCCCGGCGCCGACGCGCGCATCCTCCAGGCCGCCGTCGACGAACTCGCCGAGACCGGCATCGCGGGCTTCCGCACCAACTCGGTGGCCGCCCGCGCGAAGGTCGCCAAGCGCACGCTGTACTCCCGCTGGCCGGAGCGTGACGAGCTGATCCTCGCCGCTCTGAGCACCTTCTCCGGCCGCCTGTATCCGCCGCGCACCGGCAGTCTCGAAGCGGACCTGCGGATCCTGTACGCCGCCATGGCCGAGGTCCTGGAGAGCCCTCAGTGGCTCATCGTCTTCCGCTGTTCCTTCGAGTTCCCCGACTTTCCCGAGCTGTACGCCGGGTTCCTGCGCGACTGCGTCGACCAGCCGCTCGCGGTTCTGGAGGACGTCCTGTTCGACGCCCAGCGGCGCGGGGAACTCCGGCCGGATCTCGACCGGTCGGTGGCCGCGGAGACTTTTGCGGCGGCGCTCAACAACTTCAGCTCGCACATCTCGCGGCGGCGCGGGGTGAGTGTGGCGGGAGCGCGGGAGGACTTCCTCGACCTGTTCCTGAACGGGGTGCGGGCGGGCGGAGCCTGAAGCCCGGCGCCTGAAATCGGCGTCTCGTTCGGTACGGTGTACCGTACGCTGACCCGCATGCCCCGAAGCTCCCCCTCCCTGGACCGCGCGACCCCGGCCCGCATCGCCGAGGCCGCCCTGCGCCTGGTCGACGAGGGCGGCCCCGAGGCGCTGACCTTCCGGGCGCTGGCCGCCCGCCTCGGCATCTCGCTCGCCTCGCTCCAGCGCCGGTGCACCGACCTCGCCGGCCTCCTCGACCTGTGCCTCGACCACCTCGCCGCCGGACTCCCCGAGGTCAGCGGCGACTGGGCGACCGCGACCGAGGCCCGCTTCACCGCGCTGTACGAGGTGCTGTGCGCCCACCCCGGCCTCCTCGCCCTGCGCGGCACCCGGCCCTGGCTCGGCCAGCACCTCCTGGCCCGCCTCACCGAACCCCAGCTCGCCGACAACCTCGCCGCCGGCATGACCCCGGCCGAGGCGATCGCCCACTACCGCTCCCTGTACCTCCTCACCCTGGGCAGCGCCGGCTTCGTCGACCACCGCGACCCCGCCACCGCCCGCGCGGCCACCCGCCGCGCGCTCGCCGCCCTCGACCCGGACGAGTTCCCGGTCCTCACCACCCACCTCGCCGAGATCGTCCCCGCCGTCACCGACCACGCCGTCTACCGCGACGCCCTGCGCCGCCTCGTCCACGCCGCCAAGGAGCCCCGCCCGTGATCTTCAGCAGCGACAACACCGCCGCGACCCCGCCCGAGATACTGGACGCGCTGACCCGCGCCGCCTCCGGCCCCGCCCTCCCGTACGGCGCCGACGAGCACTCCGACTCCGTACGGCGCCGGCTCGCCGACCTCTTCGAACGCGACGTCGACGTCCTGTTCGTCTCCACCGGCACCGCCGCGAACGCCCTCGGCCTCGCCACGCTCACCCCGCCCTGGGGCAGCGTCCTGTGCCACCGCGACAGCCACGTCAACAACGACGAGTGCGGGGCGCCCGAGTTCTACACCGCCGGCGCCAAACTCGTCCCGCTCGGCGGCGCCGACGCCAAGATCGACCCCGACGAGCTGCGCACGGCCGTCCGGTACAAGAAGGGCGACGTCCACAGCGTCGAACCGTCCGTCGTCAGCGTCACCCAGGCCACCGAGACAGGCGCCGTCTACACCGTCGACGAACTGCGGGAGCTGGGCGCGATCACCAAGGACGCCGGGCTGCGGCTGCACATGGACGGCGCCCGCTTCGCCGGGGCCGTCGCCTCCCTCGGCGCCACGCCCGCCGCGCTGACCTGGCGGGCCGGCGTCGACCTGCTGTCCTTCGGCGCGACCAAGAACGGGACGATGACGGCCGACGCGATCGTGGTGTTCGACCGCGCCCTCACCCCCGAACTCTCCTTCCGCGCCAAGCGGGCCGGACAGCTCACCGCCAAGACGCGCTTCCAGTCCGCCCAGGTGGACGCCTACCTCACCGACGGCCTCTGGCTGCGCAACGCCGCCCACGCCAACGCGATGGCCGCCCGCCTCCAGGACGGCCTCAAAGCCGTCCCCGGCGTCGAACTCCTCGGCGCCGCCGATGCCAACATC encodes:
- a CDS encoding TetR/AcrR family transcriptional regulator, producing MPRSSPSLDRATPARIAEAALRLVDEGGPEALTFRALAARLGISLASLQRRCTDLAGLLDLCLDHLAAGLPEVSGDWATATEARFTALYEVLCAHPGLLALRGTRPWLGQHLLARLTEPQLADNLAAGMTPAEAIAHYRSLYLLTLGSAGFVDHRDPATARAATRRALAALDPDEFPVLTTHLAEIVPAVTDHAVYRDALRRLVHAAKEPRP
- a CDS encoding threonine aldolase family protein, which translates into the protein MIFSSDNTAATPPEILDALTRAASGPALPYGADEHSDSVRRRLADLFERDVDVLFVSTGTAANALGLATLTPPWGSVLCHRDSHVNNDECGAPEFYTAGAKLVPLGGADAKIDPDELRTAVRYKKGDVHSVEPSVVSVTQATETGAVYTVDELRELGAITKDAGLRLHMDGARFAGAVASLGATPAALTWRAGVDLLSFGATKNGTMTADAIVVFDRALTPELSFRAKRAGQLTAKTRFQSAQVDAYLTDGLWLRNAAHANAMAARLQDGLKAVPGVELLGAADANILFVRLPQPVIDGLLADGFVFYHDRWGPGVVRLVTSFATTEEEVDALLAGAGRHAV